Proteins encoded together in one Chryseobacterium taklimakanense window:
- a CDS encoding helix-turn-helix domain-containing protein, whose protein sequence is MQTLNITVPQENINQIAENVETRLFDRLTKFLTDNAPKRYLSADEVCDRFGITKPTLHDWRRRGILRSYKLGSRVYYRFDEIENAMIIND, encoded by the coding sequence ATGCAAACTTTAAACATTACCGTTCCGCAGGAAAACATTAACCAAATAGCGGAAAACGTCGAAACCCGCCTTTTCGACCGCCTTACCAAATTCCTAACCGATAACGCCCCGAAACGCTACCTTTCCGCAGATGAGGTGTGCGACCGGTTCGGCATAACCAAACCAACGCTGCACGACTGGCGACGTCGCGGAATATTACGTTCCTACAAATTAGGTTCCCGCGTATACTACCGGTTTGATGAGATTGAAAACGCAATGATCATTAACGACTAA
- the argS gene encoding arginine--tRNA ligase, whose protein sequence is MNIKDTIQQKISEIIQSTYQINGVSLEVQENKSGFEGDFTVVIFPLVKLLKKSPDTIGMELGGALAAQTSLVESFNVVKGFLNLTVNNNFFLENLKSITENFGKKVAKNQTVMVEYSSPNTNKPLHLGHIRNNLLGFSVAKILEEAGYNVIKTQIINDRGIHICKSMLAWEKSGKQENPQSTGLKGDKLVGNYYVEFDKNYKKEIADLVAEGFDEDVAKKQAPSIKEAQQMLLDWEKGDDKVRNLWNEMNSWVYAGFNETYKRLGVNFDQVQYESKTYLLGKDLIQEGLNSGVFYRKDDGSVWVNLEDEGLDQKLLLRSDGTSVYMTQDLGTAVERFKDNDIQKLIYTVGNEQDYHFQVLFKILKKLGYQWADQLYHLSYGMVELPEGKMKSREGTVVDADDLMEEMYQTAKEKAQELGKLENLDDEEKERSYETVGLGALKYFMLKVDPKKKMLFNPAESIDFNGNTGPFIQYTYARIQSLLGKANYTFRETEGDIQLNEYEKDLIMQLANYKDIVEKAAETLSPAHVANYVYDLVKTYNSFYQNNQILSQENPETVQFRLNLSDITSKTVKKSLELLGIGTVNRM, encoded by the coding sequence ATGAATATTAAAGATACCATACAGCAGAAGATTTCTGAAATCATACAGTCAACCTACCAGATTAACGGCGTTAGCCTTGAGGTTCAGGAAAATAAATCAGGATTTGAAGGCGACTTTACCGTTGTGATTTTCCCGCTGGTGAAACTGTTGAAGAAAAGCCCTGATACGATCGGGATGGAACTGGGCGGCGCTCTTGCAGCTCAAACCAGCCTTGTTGAAAGCTTCAATGTGGTAAAAGGTTTCCTGAACCTGACGGTCAATAATAACTTTTTCCTCGAAAATTTAAAAAGTATTACTGAGAACTTCGGTAAAAAGGTAGCTAAAAACCAGACGGTAATGGTGGAATATTCTTCACCAAACACGAATAAACCGCTCCATCTGGGTCATATCAGGAATAATCTTTTAGGTTTTTCGGTTGCAAAAATTTTAGAAGAAGCCGGTTATAATGTCATTAAAACCCAAATTATCAACGACCGCGGAATCCATATTTGCAAATCCATGCTTGCCTGGGAAAAATCCGGAAAGCAGGAAAATCCACAATCCACCGGACTGAAAGGCGACAAACTGGTGGGTAATTACTATGTGGAATTTGATAAAAATTATAAGAAAGAAATTGCTGATTTGGTTGCTGAAGGTTTTGATGAAGACGTGGCCAAAAAACAGGCACCTTCCATTAAAGAAGCCCAGCAAATGTTGCTGGATTGGGAAAAGGGTGATGATAAAGTGAGAAACCTGTGGAACGAAATGAACTCCTGGGTTTATGCCGGATTCAATGAGACTTATAAACGTCTGGGTGTAAATTTCGACCAGGTTCAGTATGAAAGCAAAACTTATCTTTTAGGTAAAGACTTGATTCAGGAAGGCTTGAACAGCGGGGTTTTTTACAGAAAAGATGACGGTTCGGTCTGGGTCAATCTGGAGGATGAAGGCCTCGACCAGAAACTGTTGCTGCGTTCCGACGGTACTTCAGTCTATATGACTCAGGATTTGGGAACCGCAGTGGAGCGTTTCAAGGATAACGATATCCAAAAGCTGATTTATACCGTAGGGAACGAGCAGGATTACCACTTCCAGGTGCTTTTCAAGATTCTTAAGAAACTGGGATATCAGTGGGCGGATCAGCTTTATCATTTGTCTTATGGTATGGTTGAGCTTCCGGAAGGCAAGATGAAATCACGTGAAGGAACCGTGGTTGATGCTGATGATCTGATGGAAGAAATGTATCAGACCGCCAAAGAAAAAGCTCAGGAACTCGGCAAACTGGAAAATCTTGATGATGAAGAGAAAGAGCGGTCTTATGAAACCGTAGGTCTGGGAGCCCTGAAATATTTCATGCTGAAGGTGGATCCGAAGAAAAAAATGCTTTTCAATCCTGCAGAAAGTATCGATTTCAACGGCAATACTGGGCCTTTTATCCAATACACTTATGCGAGGATCCAGTCGCTTCTGGGTAAAGCCAATTATACTTTCCGGGAAACTGAAGGTGATATTCAGCTGAATGAATATGAGAAAGACCTGATTATGCAGCTGGCCAATTATAAAGATATTGTGGAAAAGGCTGCGGAAACATTAAGCCCTGCGCATGTTGCGAATTATGTTTATGACTTGGTGAAAACTTACAATTCGTTTTACCAAAATAACCAGATTTTGAGTCAGGAAAATCCTGAAACAGTTCAGTTCAGATTAAATCTTTCTGACATCACGAGTAAAACCGTCAAAAAATCTTTGGAGTTGCTCGGAATCGGAACTGTAAACAGAATGTAA
- a CDS encoding SusD/RagB family nutrient-binding outer membrane lipoprotein gives MSGSMMSFAQNGGNAYLMNPQLYVQYQAQSVYTTQQIYGFERGAWGRYYANQIVNLDKIINDYSNNPTAEMQVQGSAENMIGVAKIFKSIIYKRITDTYGDAPYSEAAKIGQDIRTPKYDTQETIYKGIIKDLQEGRNMLNAAKTAPQGDILYQGNIGNWKRLANSVLMQAALQLSKKYPGATGFAAQTFKEALANSGGVIETTAQEAYWSFSSASLVANPLNSFRAADYYLSREFTESLKGAANTFNRTSNHTPDTRLSVFSTGGMTGTGLAYGYTVDNLSAAGLDNTANAAQMSTKFKGADAPMALFTAGYTYLNRAEAALLGWTSESPAAMLTLGITRSYETLDARYGSAIKADAVAYAAARVADMAANPAKVIAEEKWVALFNQGFDAWSEWRRTNFPTLVPAKNAINGGKIPTRIPYPLEEANYNTTNYNEAVTRLSPAEDKNTSKFWWEL, from the coding sequence ATGTCTGGATCAATGATGAGTTTTGCGCAAAACGGTGGAAATGCTTATCTGATGAATCCACAGCTTTACGTGCAGTATCAGGCACAGTCTGTATATACAACTCAGCAGATCTATGGTTTTGAAAGAGGTGCTTGGGGCAGATATTATGCTAACCAAATCGTAAACTTGGATAAAATCATCAACGATTACTCTAATAATCCTACAGCGGAGATGCAGGTGCAGGGTAGTGCAGAGAATATGATTGGTGTTGCAAAAATATTCAAGTCGATCATCTACAAAAGAATTACGGATACCTATGGAGATGCTCCGTATAGTGAAGCGGCCAAAATTGGCCAGGATATCAGAACTCCAAAGTATGACACCCAGGAGACGATCTACAAAGGAATTATCAAAGACCTTCAGGAGGGAAGAAATATGCTGAATGCCGCAAAAACTGCGCCTCAGGGAGATATCCTTTACCAAGGAAACATAGGTAACTGGAAAAGATTAGCAAACTCTGTCTTAATGCAGGCTGCTCTTCAGTTGAGCAAAAAATATCCTGGTGCTACCGGATTTGCTGCTCAAACTTTCAAGGAAGCCTTGGCTAACAGTGGTGGGGTTATTGAAACAACTGCGCAAGAAGCTTACTGGAGTTTCTCTTCTGCAAGTTTAGTTGCTAACCCCCTTAACAGTTTTAGAGCTGCTGACTATTATCTTTCAAGAGAATTCACGGAATCTCTTAAGGGAGCCGCCAATACATTTAACAGGACTTCAAACCATACTCCTGATACACGTTTAAGTGTATTCAGCACAGGTGGGATGACAGGAACAGGATTGGCTTATGGTTATACAGTGGATAACCTTTCGGCAGCTGGTCTTGATAACACAGCTAACGCTGCCCAAATGTCTACTAAATTCAAAGGCGCTGATGCTCCAATGGCATTATTCACTGCCGGATATACTTATCTTAACAGAGCTGAGGCGGCATTACTCGGATGGACTTCTGAGAGTCCTGCTGCAATGTTAACTTTAGGGATCACAAGAAGTTATGAGACACTTGATGCCAGATATGGTTCCGCAATAAAAGCTGACGCGGTTGCATATGCTGCTGCCAGAGTAGCTGATATGGCAGCAAATCCAGCGAAAGTAATTGCTGAGGAAAAGTGGGTTGCATTGTTTAATCAAGGATTTGATGCTTGGTCAGAGTGGAGAAGAACTAATTTTCCAACTTTAGTACCTGCAAAAAATGCTATTAATGGTGGAAAGATTCCAACAAGAATTCCTTACCCTCTAGAAGAAGCTAATTATAATACTACAAATTATAACGAAGCTGTAACCAGACTGTCACCAGCAGAAGATAAAAACACTTCTAAATTCTGGTGGGAACTGTAA
- a CDS encoding site-specific integrase — MAKIFYFIRTTTPNATIYVNFSADRNTKFKRKTRETVNPEHWNGQPDAKGFPKNIKSGTADFLQQHNELKTRLSGLENFILQEYQKRGDNELITGDWLDEVIAGFYNDGKRVVELDYIDNYLEHYRAQILPFRKYKGQPISYRTQQKHETIISKFLEFLQTEKKRLKVSDYNISVGNRFVTFLRGQNLSDNTVGKYLKYTKTIFKDAKLEGVAVHDQLTEIKGFTTDTPTHYLTETELAKIQDLILIGNEKLEITRDWLIIGCYTGQRASDLFGMTKKKIVNINGKDFINVAQRKTKTPVVVPIHPEVKKILDKRNGNFPPVYSSNIDSCKTIFNTHLETVARLAEIDRLDYGRVYDPVKKCYVFGNYPFYKVISSHVCRRTFATMHYSKIPTAVIMAVTGHKTEREFLGYIGIDNSTLSEQMYHYWEIMENSPVSGTVEPEKTKTAN, encoded by the coding sequence ATGGCAAAAATTTTCTATTTCATTAGGACGACCACACCCAACGCGACTATTTACGTTAATTTCTCCGCAGACCGGAATACTAAATTCAAACGAAAAACACGCGAAACCGTAAACCCCGAACACTGGAACGGACAACCGGATGCAAAAGGTTTTCCCAAAAACATAAAATCGGGAACCGCTGATTTTCTGCAGCAGCACAACGAATTAAAAACCCGCCTTTCCGGTTTGGAAAACTTTATTCTGCAGGAATACCAAAAAAGGGGGGATAACGAACTGATAACAGGGGACTGGTTAGATGAGGTTATTGCAGGGTTTTATAATGACGGTAAACGCGTAGTCGAACTGGACTACATAGACAACTATTTAGAGCATTACCGCGCCCAAATTCTACCATTCCGCAAATACAAGGGGCAGCCAATTTCTTACCGCACGCAGCAGAAACACGAAACCATAATTTCAAAGTTTTTAGAATTTCTGCAGACCGAAAAAAAACGCCTGAAAGTTTCCGATTATAATATTTCCGTAGGCAACCGGTTTGTTACCTTTTTACGCGGGCAGAACCTCAGCGACAATACTGTAGGGAAATATCTAAAATACACCAAAACAATTTTTAAAGATGCCAAACTGGAGGGCGTAGCCGTTCACGATCAACTAACAGAAATTAAAGGTTTTACCACAGACACCCCAACGCACTACCTCACAGAAACCGAACTTGCCAAAATACAGGATTTAATATTAATCGGAAATGAAAAACTGGAAATAACGCGGGACTGGCTAATTATCGGATGCTACACTGGACAAAGGGCGTCCGATCTGTTCGGGATGACCAAAAAGAAAATCGTAAACATTAACGGCAAAGACTTTATAAACGTAGCGCAGCGCAAAACAAAAACGCCCGTAGTGGTTCCCATACACCCCGAAGTAAAAAAGATACTGGACAAAAGGAACGGCAATTTTCCGCCCGTTTACAGCAGCAATATAGACAGCTGCAAAACGATTTTTAACACACACTTGGAAACCGTCGCCCGACTGGCAGAAATAGACCGTTTGGATTACGGCAGGGTGTACGATCCGGTTAAAAAATGTTATGTTTTCGGAAACTATCCGTTTTATAAAGTGATTTCCTCGCACGTCTGCAGGCGCACGTTTGCAACAATGCATTACAGTAAAATTCCCACAGCCGTAATAATGGCAGTAACCGGACACAAAACCGAACGGGAGTTTCTCGGCTACATAGGAATAGATAATTCCACCCTATCCGAACAGATGTATCACTACTGGGAAATAATGGAAAATAGCCCCGTTTCCGGCACTGTAGAGCCTGAAAAAACTAAAACAGCAAACTAA